A part of Bacillus thuringiensis genomic DNA contains:
- a CDS encoding ABC transporter permease, protein MYVVKKLSVMVFTLWVITTVTFLIMHIIPGDPFSSDAKIFPEEVIQNMRAKYHLDEPLWNQYVAYLDGVVHFDFGESVQSTGQGVSEIITTGFGPSAIIGLQALIISLLVGIAAGTFAALYHGRVIDYGVSLLAILGISIPSFILAPLFIQVFAIQFELLPVASWGTFEHTVLPSFALALGPIAVITRFVRSNMIEVLQSDYIKLARAKGIPIKKIIIRHALRNAIVPVLTFVGPLMAGLLTGTFVIEKIFSIPGLGKYFVDSIFNRDYPVIMGTTIFYSALLISCIFITDIIHRIVDPRIRSIT, encoded by the coding sequence GTGTATGTTGTTAAAAAACTATCAGTTATGGTTTTCACATTATGGGTTATTACGACAGTGACATTTTTAATTATGCATATTATTCCGGGAGATCCATTTTCATCAGATGCGAAAATCTTTCCTGAAGAAGTGATACAAAACATGAGGGCGAAGTATCATCTTGATGAACCGTTATGGAATCAATATGTTGCTTATTTAGACGGTGTAGTTCATTTTGACTTTGGTGAATCCGTTCAATCGACAGGGCAAGGCGTATCAGAGATTATAACGACAGGATTTGGTCCATCAGCAATTATCGGTCTACAAGCACTTATTATTTCATTGTTAGTTGGGATTGCAGCAGGCACATTTGCAGCTCTCTATCACGGGAGAGTAATTGATTATGGTGTGAGTTTGCTTGCAATTCTCGGCATATCTATTCCAAGCTTTATTCTAGCACCATTATTTATACAAGTATTTGCTATCCAATTTGAACTTTTACCAGTAGCGTCTTGGGGAACATTCGAACATACGGTATTACCATCTTTCGCATTGGCGCTAGGTCCAATCGCGGTTATTACAAGATTTGTTCGTTCTAATATGATCGAAGTATTGCAGAGTGATTATATTAAGCTAGCGAGAGCGAAAGGTATACCAATTAAGAAAATCATTATAAGACATGCTCTTCGAAATGCGATTGTTCCAGTACTTACATTTGTTGGACCATTAATGGCTGGACTGCTAACAGGGACTTTCGTTATTGAAAAAATCTTTTCAATTCCTGGTCTAGGAAAATATTTTGTAGATAGTATTTTCAATCGAGATTATCCGGTGATTATGGGAACAACGATTTTCTATAGTGCATTATTAATTTCTTGTATTTTCATTACAGATATTATTCATCGCATTGTGGATCCACGTATTCGTTCTATTACGTAA
- a CDS encoding ABC transporter permease, which yields MGAYEINKQLLTNEEKKELTINKDQQTISRKKEVIRKFISNPIAVLGSVTLLLIIVFSLIGESLTPFTASEQVKEATNLPPSSEHWFGTDDLGRDIWARTWAGGKISLTVGLVAAALDIGLGVLIGGFSGYVRGRSRLGTLIDEWIIRGIEVLYGIPYLLIVILLLIVMKPGLFTIIIALALTGWIGMARLIRAQVLSLKQREFVIAAERLGTSHMKIIYGHLIPNLTGIIIVNLSFTIPAAIFSESFLSFIGLGVQSPAASWGTMTNDALGTLLSGEWWQLFFPAIMIALIMFAFNAIGDGLQDAIDPKIVKRNRKEKKHGTNLIFRKRNVSR from the coding sequence ATGGGAGCTTATGAAATTAATAAACAGTTATTAACGAATGAAGAGAAAAAAGAATTAACGATAAATAAAGATCAGCAAACGATTAGCCGAAAAAAGGAAGTGATTCGTAAGTTTATATCAAATCCAATCGCAGTTCTAGGATCAGTGACGTTATTACTAATTATTGTATTCTCTCTTATTGGTGAAAGTTTAACGCCATTTACTGCGAGTGAGCAAGTAAAAGAGGCAACAAACTTACCGCCTAGTAGTGAGCATTGGTTTGGAACAGATGATTTAGGTAGAGACATATGGGCACGTACATGGGCTGGTGGGAAAATTTCACTAACGGTTGGATTGGTAGCAGCAGCTCTTGATATAGGACTAGGTGTATTAATCGGTGGCTTTAGTGGATATGTGAGAGGACGCAGTCGCCTTGGAACGTTAATTGATGAGTGGATTATAAGAGGGATTGAAGTGTTATATGGTATCCCATATTTGTTAATTGTTATTTTACTATTAATCGTTATGAAACCAGGTCTTTTTACCATCATTATCGCTCTTGCATTAACAGGATGGATTGGAATGGCACGTCTCATTAGAGCTCAAGTCTTGTCTTTAAAACAAAGAGAGTTTGTTATTGCGGCAGAACGATTAGGCACATCTCATATGAAAATTATATATGGGCATTTAATTCCGAACTTAACAGGTATTATTATCGTAAATTTATCATTTACAATTCCAGCAGCTATTTTCTCAGAATCATTTTTAAGCTTTATTGGCCTTGGAGTGCAATCACCAGCAGCGAGTTGGGGAACGATGACGAACGATGCGCTCGGGACATTACTAAGCGGAGAGTGGTGGCAACTATTCTTCCCGGCAATCATGATTGCACTTATTATGTTCGCATTTAATGCGATTGGTGATGGTTTGCAAGATGCAATTGATCCAAAAATCGTGAAACGGAATCGAAAGGAGAAAAAACATGGCACAAATCTTATCTTTAGAAAACGTAACGTTAGCCGTTGA
- a CDS encoding ABC transporter ATP-binding protein has protein sequence MAQILSLENVTLAVEKETSKQAIVKHVSFSINEGEIVALVGESGSGKSVTAQSIIGLNQESIHIEDGNVSFQSKELTNLQESEWNQIRGKDISFIFQDPLSSLNPTMKVGRQITEVILQHEKKSKKEAKEIAINLLNDLGIHEAEKRFEQYPHQLSGGMRQRICLAIAFACHSRLVIADEPTTALDVTIQKQIMGLLKERKENQNTSILLITHDLALVREVADRVVVMYGGRVVEKGTIQEVIGSPKHPYTKSLLQAIPNMDDSEKILRAIEGTTPSIETLNSFGCPFVNRCPVAIKECIHRFPERTTYSEEHSSHCWQHVLEHNQAKSKEKVNAS, from the coding sequence ATGGCACAAATCTTATCTTTAGAAAACGTAACGTTAGCCGTTGAAAAAGAGACTAGTAAGCAAGCGATTGTGAAGCATGTTTCCTTTTCTATTAACGAAGGTGAAATAGTTGCGCTTGTAGGAGAAAGTGGTTCAGGAAAAAGCGTTACAGCACAATCTATTATCGGCTTAAATCAAGAATCCATTCATATCGAAGATGGAAATGTGTCTTTCCAATCAAAAGAATTAACGAATTTACAAGAATCAGAATGGAATCAAATTCGCGGGAAAGATATTTCCTTTATCTTTCAAGATCCACTTTCATCTTTAAACCCAACGATGAAAGTAGGAAGACAAATTACAGAAGTAATTTTGCAACATGAGAAAAAATCGAAAAAAGAAGCAAAAGAAATTGCAATTAACTTATTAAATGATTTAGGGATACATGAAGCAGAGAAACGCTTTGAACAGTACCCACATCAATTAAGCGGAGGCATGAGGCAGCGTATTTGTTTAGCAATTGCGTTTGCTTGTCATTCAAGACTTGTTATTGCAGACGAGCCAACAACAGCGTTAGATGTAACGATTCAAAAGCAAATTATGGGGTTATTAAAAGAGCGGAAAGAAAACCAAAATACGAGTATTTTATTAATTACACATGATTTGGCACTTGTACGTGAAGTAGCTGACCGAGTGGTTGTTATGTACGGGGGGCGTGTTGTTGAAAAAGGAACGATACAGGAAGTAATAGGTTCTCCTAAACATCCATATACGAAAAGCTTATTACAAGCAATTCCGAATATGGATGATTCCGAAAAAATATTACGTGCAATAGAAGGAACGACACCCTCTATTGAAACATTAAATAGCTTTGGTTGTCCTTTTGTGAATCGTTGCCCAGTAGCGATCAAGGAATGTATTCATCGCTTCCCAGAGAGAACAACATATTCTGAGGAGCATAGTTCACATTGCTGGCAGCATGTTCTTGAGCATAACCAAGCGAAATCAAAAGAGAAGGTGAATGCCTCATGA
- a CDS encoding ABC transporter ATP-binding protein → MTTDLITVKQVRKTYGSKDKEIAALKDITLSIPKGTTLGIIGESGSGKTTLGKLIAGIEKPTSGEIDYNGQVVHKLKAAHKRDFLQKVQFIFQDSTAALNPRWKVRDIVTEGYISFGLGDKRLKDKVAGDALERVGLDRRYIDRYPHEFSGGQRQRIAIARALLCEPEVLILDEPISALDVSLQIQIVHLLQKIQKEQGYTYLFIAHDLPMVHYLCEKVAVLYKGELVEFGNTDEVFRNPQHSYTKTLLASTPKISG, encoded by the coding sequence ATGACGACAGATTTAATTACTGTAAAGCAAGTAAGGAAAACATATGGAAGTAAAGATAAAGAAATCGCAGCGTTAAAAGATATAACACTTTCTATTCCGAAAGGAACAACGCTTGGCATTATTGGGGAAAGTGGTTCAGGAAAGACAACACTTGGTAAGCTCATAGCTGGGATTGAGAAACCAACGTCTGGTGAAATTGATTATAACGGTCAAGTTGTCCATAAGTTGAAGGCAGCTCATAAGCGTGATTTCTTACAGAAAGTACAGTTCATTTTTCAAGATTCAACAGCTGCATTAAATCCGCGCTGGAAAGTACGCGATATTGTAACAGAAGGCTATATTTCATTCGGTTTAGGTGATAAGAGGTTGAAAGATAAAGTCGCAGGTGATGCGCTAGAGCGTGTTGGATTAGATAGACGATATATTGATCGTTACCCGCATGAATTTAGTGGAGGGCAACGTCAACGTATCGCTATTGCAAGAGCCTTATTATGTGAGCCAGAAGTATTGATTCTTGATGAACCAATTTCAGCATTAGATGTTTCATTGCAAATTCAAATTGTACATCTGCTGCAAAAGATTCAAAAAGAACAAGGTTATACATATTTATTTATCGCGCACGATTTACCGATGGTTCACTATTTATGTGAAAAAGTGGCTGTCTTATATAAAGGAGAACTTGTTGAATTTGGAAATACGGACGAAGTATTTCGTAATCCACAACATTCTTATACAAAAACATTATTAGCATCAACACCAAAAATTTCAGGGTAA
- a CDS encoding peptide ABC transporter substrate-binding protein: MKKFLLFVIMTVLAITSVACGKKETQKASAGKGEGDRLVTNIGSDPYTLDSAIATDSTSGYVIGHLFSSLYTQDSDGKYQNELAEKEEVNADGTEYTIHLKKDIKWSDGSAITVNDFEFAWKRLLNPKTGSMNATEMYFIKGAEAYNTGKGEEGQVGIQVVDPQTLKVTLEHPVSSIKQKLASSLFIPLSKKSIDDNNKLKTDPKELITNGPFTLKEWKHNQAITVQKNKEYYDKKVTLKEIEFRIIPDSKTAYQLYKSKELDLLSGLPQEMIEKEKGNKEYKRVAGFSSYIYSFNVEKEPFTNAKVRKAFSLAVDRKFIVEKLYKNNAQEANAFVPEGAKTQSGRDFRKEKGGYVKFDPAEAKKLLEEGMKEQGWSTLPEVTLKFTTDTQHKKVAEAMQEMFKKNLGVDIKLENKEWKSYIDTYKQSDFQLAYMGWGGSLLDPITKLDLYAGDGPNNYAKWHNKEFDALVKEAEVEQDEDKRFDLLHKAEDIMFTDSPLIPVIFPSDSYLQKESVSGLQYYVGSKPDLRYAKIKK, from the coding sequence ATGAAGAAGTTTTTACTGTTTGTCATTATGACCGTATTAGCAATTACTTCTGTCGCTTGCGGTAAGAAAGAGACGCAAAAGGCAAGTGCTGGTAAGGGAGAAGGAGACCGATTAGTAACGAATATTGGTAGCGATCCATATACACTTGATTCCGCTATTGCAACAGATAGCACGTCAGGTTATGTAATTGGACATTTATTCTCAAGTCTATATACGCAAGATAGTGATGGGAAATATCAAAATGAATTAGCAGAGAAAGAAGAAGTAAATGCTGATGGAACTGAGTATACAATTCATTTAAAGAAAGATATTAAATGGTCAGATGGTTCTGCTATTACAGTAAATGATTTTGAATTTGCATGGAAGCGATTATTAAATCCGAAAACGGGTTCTATGAATGCGACAGAAATGTATTTTATTAAAGGGGCAGAGGCATACAATACAGGAAAAGGTGAAGAGGGACAGGTTGGTATTCAAGTTGTTGATCCTCAAACATTAAAGGTAACACTTGAGCACCCGGTGTCTTCTATTAAACAAAAATTAGCAAGCTCATTATTCATTCCATTATCTAAAAAATCAATTGATGATAATAATAAGTTAAAAACAGATCCAAAAGAGTTAATTACGAACGGACCATTCACGTTAAAAGAATGGAAGCATAATCAGGCTATTACAGTACAAAAAAATAAAGAATACTATGATAAAAAAGTAACATTAAAAGAAATTGAGTTTCGTATTATTCCAGATTCTAAAACAGCGTACCAATTATATAAATCAAAAGAATTAGATTTACTAAGTGGTTTACCACAAGAAATGATTGAGAAAGAAAAAGGAAATAAAGAATATAAGCGTGTTGCAGGATTCTCATCTTATATTTATTCGTTTAACGTAGAAAAAGAGCCATTCACAAATGCGAAAGTGCGTAAAGCATTCTCATTAGCAGTTGATCGTAAGTTCATCGTCGAAAAACTGTATAAGAATAATGCACAAGAAGCAAATGCATTCGTTCCAGAAGGAGCAAAAACACAAAGTGGCCGTGATTTCCGTAAAGAAAAAGGTGGTTACGTTAAATTTGATCCAGCAGAAGCGAAAAAATTATTAGAAGAAGGTATGAAAGAACAAGGCTGGTCTACATTACCTGAAGTAACATTAAAATTCACTACAGATACACAACATAAAAAAGTAGCAGAAGCAATGCAAGAAATGTTTAAGAAAAACCTTGGTGTAGATATTAAATTAGAAAATAAAGAGTGGAAGAGTTACATCGACACATACAAGCAAAGTGATTTCCAATTAGCTTATATGGGATGGGGCGGCTCTTTATTAGATCCAATTACTAAACTAGATTTATATGCAGGTGATGGTCCGAATAACTATGCAAAATGGCATAATAAAGAATTTGATGCTTTAGTAAAAGAAGCGGAAGTTGAACAAGATGAAGATAAGCGCTTTGACTTATTGCATAAAGCAGAAGATATTATGTTTACAGATTCACCATTAATTCCGGTTATATTCCCTTCTGATTCTTATTTACAAAAAGAATCAGTATCTGGACTTCAATATTATGTTGGATCTAAACCAGATTTAAGATATGCAAAAATAAAGAAGTAG
- a CDS encoding YusW family protein has product MRILLSVLLALMLVPALTGCKAPAKEDTTSNKKTTEEAKNEAPADLKLNFNEFDLKADYQDTKKDYEADYKNVAADKKMEAKIEDHKADVKLTGDEAITKLSPLLQELKFDKDTPDQEVIDQVVNVFKLDKDYQKFDLEVVFSDGTKKEYKREIK; this is encoded by the coding sequence ATGAGAATTTTACTATCAGTTTTATTAGCTCTTATGCTAGTACCTGCATTAACAGGATGTAAAGCTCCTGCAAAAGAAGACACAACTTCTAATAAAAAGACTACAGAAGAGGCAAAAAATGAAGCTCCTGCTGATTTAAAATTAAACTTCAATGAATTTGATTTAAAAGCAGACTACCAAGATACAAAGAAAGACTACGAAGCAGACTATAAAAATGTAGCAGCTGATAAAAAAATGGAAGCAAAAATTGAAGATCATAAAGCAGATGTAAAATTAACAGGAGACGAGGCTATCACAAAATTAAGCCCTCTTCTACAAGAATTAAAATTTGATAAGGATACTCCTGATCAAGAAGTAATCGATCAAGTAGTGAACGTGTTCAAACTTGATAAAGACTACCAAAAATTTGATTTAGAAGTTGTCTTCTCTGATGGAACGAAAAAAGAATATAAAAGAGAAATAAAATAA